A genome region from Arachis duranensis cultivar V14167 chromosome 6, aradu.V14167.gnm2.J7QH, whole genome shotgun sequence includes the following:
- the LOC107493525 gene encoding OVARIAN TUMOR DOMAIN-containing deubiquitinating enzyme 12: MGLYEHSDVLQWGLNLLDGDPNFGQGYYGDMSQQHNNACDIYDGHYFHSHYDNNINNNNNIDDNDDDDECNDVENDEIIARTLQEEFSQLEIAECSRYIQGGEEQYHASETQPAYDWHNPSVLNYCSGDYAQEEVDDAEPSSSCSSPCETGEYSLELTDNYPLDDEVGRRLSEMTLIPHVPKINGEIPSVDEATSDHQRLLDRLQLYDFVEHKVQGDGNCQFRALSDQLFHAPDRHKFVRRQVVNQLKSNPEIYDGYVPMEYGDYLEKMSRSGEWGDHVTLQAAADSFGVRIFVMTSFKDTCCIEILPHFEKPKGVIFLSFWAEVHYNSIYPQGDIPSDESRKKKRWWNFGSKH; the protein is encoded by the exons ATGGGTTTATATGAGCATTCGGATGTTCTTCAATGGGGTCTTAATCTCCTTGATGGTGACCCTAATTTTGGACAAGGATACTATGGTGACATGAGTCAGCAGCACAATAATGCTTGTGACATCTATGACGGACACTACTTCCATAGCCATTATGATAATAacatcaataataacaataacatcgatgacaatgatgatgatgatgaatgtaACGATGTAGAGAATGATGAGATCATTGCACGTACACTTCAAGAAGAGTTTTCACAGCTAGAGATTGCTGAATGTTCAAGGTATATACAGGGAGGTGAAGAACAATACCATGCTTCTGAGACTCAGCCTGCATATGATTGGCATAACCCTTCAGTGTTGAACTATTGTTCGGGAG ATTATGCCCAAGAAGAAGTTGATGATGCAGAACCTTCGAGTTCGTGTTCTAGTCCATGTGAAACAGGGGAATACTCCTTAGAGCTGACTGATAATTATCCACTTGATGATGAAGTAGGGAGACGACTGAGTGAGATGACACTAATTCCT CATGTTCCGAAAATTAATGGAGAAATCCCTTCAGTTGATGAAGCAACATCAGATCATCAAAGGCTTCTAGATAG GTTGCAGTTATATGACTTTGTGGAGCACAAGGTACAAGGTGATGGTAATTGTCAG TTCCGTGCACTATCTGATCAGTTGTTTCATGCACCTGATCGTCACAAGTTTGTTAGACGTCAAGTTGTGAATCAG CTCAAATCTaatccagaaatatatgatggGTATGTCCCCATGGAGTACGGTGACTATTTGGAGAAAATGTCTAG GAGCGGTGAATGGGGTGATCATGTCACACTTCAAGCAGCTGCAGACTCA TTTGGTGTGAGAATATTTGTGATGACTTCTTTCAAGGACACCTGCTGTATAGAGATTCTTCCTCATTTTGAGAAGCCAAAAGGAG TGATTTTCCTTAGCTTTTGGGCAGAGGTACATTACAACTCCATCTACCCTCAAGGAG ATATACCTTCAGATGAATCAAGAAAGAAGAAACGGTGGTGGAACTTCGGGAGTAAGCACTAG